The following nucleotide sequence is from Glycine max cultivar Williams 82 chromosome 9, Glycine_max_v4.0, whole genome shotgun sequence.
TGCATATTAAACCAACCATTTGATAACAAGTGCATATTAAAAATGACCTCAGAATAATTCTTCTGAGCgtgatatttgtatataaaaatcCCAGACAATGGAAGACACTACTCAAAGGAACTAATAACAGCTTATTATTAGCATCGACCAATAAACAATTGATCTTCTGCATCCAATTATCCCAACTTCACCAATTGATCATGTGTATCCAATTATTCCTACTTCACTCACATGACTGAAATAATTACCTTCTATTGTTTTTATTCCCTTCAGAAGAAATTCAGGATTGATTTCCTTGAGTATAACATGAATGTTGCCTAGTATAAGAGCTGTAGCAATGCCAGAACCCATTAGACCTCCTCCAATAACAGCAGCTTTTTTCACATTTCTGGGCTTAAGGCCGATATCGGTTACGCCAGGCACCTGCCAAAAGACAGTAGTTAGTGAATGgtgaataacataaataaacCTGAGTAAACTATCAGTAGTTGTTTCCTCAAGTTTAGCCAAGAGAAGATGAGAAATCCGTATTAAAACCTAAACCAACAAAGGTCATATCTAGCCATGTACCTTTGATATCGCCCGCTGAGAAAAGAAGACATTAATTAAACCTTTTGCGGTGTCAGATACAACCAATTGTTTGAATACTTCTGCCTCCTGCAATAAGATTTAGTTATTAGCTGTGAATGCTAACCATGCTAGACCTAAAAAAAATGTCTATCTCAGACTAAACATTAATATGAGAAGAAACAGAGTGAATAAAAATGGAAGGAAGAAAGCACATATTTACTTCTGAACAAAGACTATATCATGGAACTAATAATACCTTTAGAACACCACTGTAGCCTCCATGGACTATTCCATGTTCAATCACATCTACACAAGCCAGCTGCTGAGGCAAATGTGGAACAGTCTTCTTTACTTGTTGCCTGGCAGTTCTCAACACCTCACGTGCTTCAGACAGAGAACCAATTTTGTCCGTCCTATGAAGTGAACGAACCCAAGGTTTGCACCTCTCTCCAATTTCAAGTGCCCACAACCTAGATGCATTTAGTAACTCCTCAGAAGACACAATAGCATCAATAAGTCCTAATTTCCTCCCTTCTTCCGATGTGATTGGTTTAGATGTCTGCATAAAATGAAATGTCATATttaattcacattttttttcagcacaaagctttttcaaaaaatatataggtAAAATTATATGCATGATGACTTCCAGGGGAAAAAATTATTGCAACTAGAATGAAAGTCTGCAAAAATGCTATACATTATAATGAAGATCTCAAGTGCCACAAACATAGAAttcattctttctaattcttcTTCCGGTCTATATTCATCAAATTTAGTGAGTACAATTATGTTTTACACTTTGCCAACAAAGTAAGGTCTCCAGTTTTCCCACTTtcttctattctttttctttttacaattgCACAGCTCattattaaataagtatttGCGCTCATCGAATGCGGTAAAAAGGCAGTGGAAACTCAAACAATTAAATGAGTGGTCAACATCTTACCAGCATCATTTCAACAGCTTTAGACAGCCCAATAAGCCTTGGAAGACGCTGTGTTccttaaaaattacaaattttataaacatttcAGTAAGTGCTACTAAATGATGAAAAATTCCTTACACCTAATCCAGATTACTGAACATATGTGCATGCAAATGTTGATTACCTCCAAATCCAGGAATAATACCAAGAGTCAGCTCTGGTAGACCCAATTGAGCTCTTGGAGCCGCAACACGGGCATGGCATCCCTACACAAGGACAAGGTGTTACATTCCATGCACTAATGAAGACACTAGGACAACAATTCTTATTTAAAGGAACAATTACAACACGGCTTCTCATTGACAAAAAACTAACCATAGCCAGTTCTAAGCCACCTCCAAGAGCAAGCCCTGCTACTGCTGCAACAACAGGCTTCTTCGAATCTGCATTTATCAACAATGCTAATTAATAACAATACAAAACTCACACTTACAGAAACACCAAGGCAATGCCTAGTCAGAACCTTCAATTGAATTAACTACTAGTTCCACTGAGACATCAGGGAGATGCGAGGAATCCCctgtcaagaaataaaaaacagcAAATGcagttaatttaaatttcataactCACAATACTCATAACCATAATTTTacctaaattttgtaattttgtatccATCCAAATTTCACTAAACGGATGTATCATGTGTGTGATCATAGCATATAGCTTACCAGTCCGGTGAACCTTCTGCATAACACTGATATCAAATCCACCAGAAAATCTCCCACCTTTGCCTGAAAATCAAGATGGAAACAATCAAATTGTCATCAATTGTATAAATCAAAGCCaccatctttaaaaaaaaaaaatcatatacggGCCATCCGAATAATAATGTTACCAGTCAAAACTATAGCTTTCACATCATTCCTCCTAGCTGCCTCATCAAATCTGTTCTTCAACCCCATGATAACTaatcaaacaacaacaaaagtaaaatatcacacataaaatataaaaaaaataaaaaaaaataaaaaaagagaatgaaTTGGTGAATAAAGCTGACTTGGAATGGCCAAAGCATTGACGGGTGGGTTGCACATAGTGATGACAGCAACCCCATCAGCTCCAACCTCGAAATCAACCTTAGGCAACGCCATCTCTGAGAGAAACAAGTCCCAAGTTCCTTCCTTTTCGAAGAATCAAGTAAGGCTTTTTCGCATGAAATGGAAGTGAAGGAAATGGGTTTAAGAAGGATAAGTCCCAAGGCGATGATGGAAAGTAGAAAGTGGCAAACTGACAATCAATGTAAAGAAAGACCCTTCATCATTTCGGGGGGATTTCGCTACTGACTCTCGCAatcaagaaaattaagaaatcataatttttgttattcacACTACTAGACTAGAGTTCTtctaaacatgttttttttattagtgaaaatttattatcaattcaataaaatttaataaaaatagaggaaaaaacAGATTATGcatttacaaatataaaaatttcataCGGTGATCCTAATTATTaagttgaattttataatacttatttaaatttttaattgattgactTGTAAATTAATTCCATAGtgcatatatgtttttttaaattttatttaatggacGTAATTCAATTTCCAACAATACATTTTGATGAGAGAATTTAAATTGATCattatacaatatatttttaagaaagaatgaaaaacttaaatgtgattaagtatatgaaacttatttttattaccGATCCACGTTACAATGTAACAAaactttgtgtaaaaaaaaatagtctttaaacttttgaaattgTAAACTTGTAcgattcttatttttatttaatgtgtttttttcttaatttttttaataagtttaaataaGATAGAAATTGTgttaatgttattattgataTTTCTTATATGTAAAACGTATTTAAAGTTGAcacattactaatattttttataaattaaaaaatatagatgcGTGTGGCAACATCTTTACTAAATTTTATGTTACacgtttttaattgattaataattttaataaataaaaaatataattaaatgtgaaatgaaaattagtttttttattatgatatgaaaattagttgaaacactaatttcaattatgttataatattTCATAAAATGGAATATAGTGTTGACTCACTAACCACGACGTTGTCGTGTCGTGTGTGTGTGTTCcgtcccaaaaaaaaaattggatgggTGCTACACGTGGGAAACAGCGCAGCACAATAATGCTATGGCCGTTGAAGTGAttgataataacttaaaatattcCAACTAGTAGGGAAGTTTATTTTAGAGCATCTTTTGTGTATTTACATAATTTGTTTAACTTTAATAACgttacttaattattatttttattaaagtagATGACATGACCTTGCTAATATAAACattattacttttataaataataattgtttaatacatttatatcataaataatatataaaatacccATTTTAACAATTTcagcattaaaataaattttcatataaaatactCAAAGTTACGTAGAATTAAAAAAtccataaaattaacataaataacttatttaatcaattatgtATTATAGatgtttttagaagaaaaaaatatgactaATTTGGAATTTGGCGGaagcaaagaaaaaatttactttaatttatatttaatgttatgtAATAAaccatttttaatataataaattttctatattaaaaaatttgtatcaAATACATTTAAATTGAATGGTCATGGTTCTTTTACAAGATTCCACATGACCTGATTAAAAGTTTCTTTCTTAACTAACATTGTACTAATCAGATTAAACTTTAAACAAAAAGCTTATGCATGAAACACATGTCTAGTCTAGTTTAGATTATTCAAAGATTCAAATTCACAAATGTGTGAATTAAGAGAATCCACTTCCTTAGGCCACTACCAGTCCTGTAGCCAAGTCCATCATATCTTGCCTCCTTCCTCTCCCTTTAGGTGTCTGTTCTATCAGCATGATTACAAGATTTTTCTATGAAGTTGAGATGGAAattatgtaaataactaatCTATCTATAATGAATATTTTACAATAGAACTAATAATCCCTATAGCTTCTTTCAAGAATGCATAGAACATTATGAAATTTCGTTTTAATAGCCCTCTAAATTCACTTATGAAATGGATTTATCAAGTCCATAACAAATGTGCTGGTGGCAGCATTTCATATGTGCGTTTGCACTTGAGAGGATGGGAGTGTTCTGAGTAGGGATTGGAAGCACGCTGATTGTAGCTAAAAATTCTGGATGCTGTTTACTTTTTCTAATACTCCACTTATTGAATTTTGATAGGAATTCAATAGACACAAACGCAATCAAAGATTATGTTACTAAGTACTGATCTCTGACCTCTGTACCCTGGTGAATGAAAGTACTAACTCTAATGCTTATCTCTctattttacaattatttacatGCCTTCATGATGTTACTGTGTGATGACATACTAGCACTCATCTATGGCTAGTTGCAATCTTGAGGCCTCAACTGATATCTTCAAAGATCATGCGTGCAATTACTTCTTGAGCTGGTTCAATCTATCCTCATCAATTTAAAAATGAGTCTTTTGGCTATTATGAACTGTGAATGAATTTTTGTCAATTAATAATGCATTACCATGCATTATGCCTGAAGATTTAATGCATCTAATCGCTAGCATTTCCCTGATTAATACAGTTCTATGGCGTTTCTAAATCAAATATGATATATAGTACTGTATGATCCTCTGAGGAAGACACTGTTATGCGTTTAGCTAAACAAGTTCATTTGCATTGGAATGCCATTTATTGCAAGATAAAACCTTTTTCAGGTCACAACATTGTGTTCAGCACAACATGGGAAGAAATGCATGCTGACTGAGCATGAAATTCAGTTGGCTTTGATAAACAATCTCTAGAAACTTCAAACTAGCTTGTATAGTATATCTTACTGGATTTGATGCTGaaagtatttctttttttcttcttctatgtcTCTCCTTTAATTGTTGGCTCATGTAGCCTTATAAAAATTCATatgtttagtttaaaaaatctgaatataattcaaaatcttccaTTGAGTTAACTTGCTTTCATTTATGTATTATTGTTTCCATGAACTTGAGTCCTGAAGCCTACTTGTGCATTCTGATGAATTAACTTCATGATACGTTGAAGTACCCCCAATCCCCCTACCtccttatctattttattttgatcctcTTCAAAATGGGAAGTGTGCAAGATCAGCTATTGTAACTGCATATGCAAAGGAGTTTCAATATTTGAAATCTTGGCAaccatgaattaatttaaagggGAACATCTCAAGAAATGTACAAAAATcagagatattttattttatttggagaATTGATTGGTGGTTTGACAATTCAATTTATtgcaattaaaaacatttttcgtAACTAGAATGTTAATCAGTATTAAATACTTCCACGCACCTAGAAATATTAAATGACATAAACTATAGTATCAAATTATCAATCGTAAACtccaccaaaaaaatattatcaatcgTAAATATGAATTCCACACcaaccaattcaaaatttctctCTCAACTGGCATTctcataatcaaataattttttttcaataaaaaacttCTGAATGAAGCACACGTTACTGAAGGtataaataaaacagaaaaaaaatcttttattatccaaataagaaaaaaaaaactctcttctttgtgttgattttaagaATAGTAGCATTTTCTTTCACTGCACATGCGTTGCTAGCTTTCGGTGTAGTGGTCAATGTAGTGAGAAGCAAGTATGatttaagttttcttttcttttcttcttccccaTCACTCCAATCCTTCTGTTGTAAACTACTAACCTTTGGAACTAAAAATTGTTGTATTCATGAGCATATCCTCTTTAAAAcactgtttatttttaaaacacctAAAATCAATTCCCCCTATCATCATAcctttcaatgttttttttaagcaaatcaTACCTTTCAATGTaaactttataaattaaaattaatttggacACATTCCAACTACATTCaatgattcaaaattaattctatccaactttaaaaaaatggacTAGAATCATTTGCTTAATTAAGGCACTTAGGCACACTGTCATTTCTTCAACGAGAGGCATCCTTTACAAATGTGCCCATCTATCAACATCCATCACATGAGCCCTTTGCATAGTTGCGTGTGCCATTTAACTCAAACCAAATCTGAACAATCTCACCCCTTTATGTGCATTTCAAAATATGATATgcaattatttgattttgtttttaccttatcatatatatatatatatatatatatatatatatatattgtgtgaGATAATACAAGAATAAAAGCAACACTACCTTGTCCTTATCTAAAGAATTTTAGAAGGTAATCCGTATCAGCAGTTCTAAGCTTCAATTGTTTGTACAGTCAATTTTTAAATGGGTATAAAATTAAATGTGTATGTGTAATGCAAGTACTAGTGTAGTGTCAGTCATTACCGTGACTTTTTAACATAAAAGCTCACAAAAGGGAAAAACAGAATGTCACGGGACTGAAACTGTTATTTGTCATGTTCCACCAAATTATTAGTGTTTGCTAGTCAGCTCTttattgagttttgtttgtttcaacatgtcacaactcacaacacatACAAGCCTCGATTGGTGACATGACATAGTAGCCCCTTATAAGCTGCACAAAAACAAGGCATATATACTCACATACATCCACAAGTCTCATTCAACAAAAGGAGTAGATAAGGAACTCTTGTGAAGTCTATACTTGTCTTAGCATTGTTTTCACTCTTGTTTCTTCATCTGAATCAAGTAAGAAGAGCATGGAGGTGGATTTCAAGTCTCCTTCCCTTGAAAAAACAGAAGCTGAGCCTCAAGTAGAAGAAAACATGCGCTTTCACAAGTCTCTTCAGGTtcatatataactatatatgcACATGTACTCTGTTGTATAATATTTGTATGTAATCTATTTCTTTCTGTTGTTCTAGTATTCTTCTACAGTTTTTCTATGAAGTTCTGTGTTTTGGTTATGGTGGTTTTAGGAGCTAAGAGAATCGCAGTCTCAGTTGCACCATGCTGCAGATTATTGTGAAACAACTTTCTTGAAAAGTGAAGCTAAGAGAGAGTGAGTCCTTTCTACACTCTTATTATCAATCTGAATGTTATTTTCTGccttatgtttttatctttgacAGTTTGCTATCAggttcaggattcattttccctatggTGGTCCATGTAGACATGACATGTGACCAGTCATGTCTACATGGCAAATGCTTTTTATCCTTGTGTTGAATAATTTGCTAACATTTGTGGCCTGTGAGGGGCCTTTCGGAGTGTCACCCTGGTGTTGCACCAGCCCATATAAGTGCAGGCTTGGACTTAGAAGTTCATTTTCCACCCTTGTTTTGGGTTTAAGTTGTGTCCCCAAATCAATAGGCATAACCATAAAGTTTTGGCATAACATAATACACAAATCAATGAATGCAAATAactagaatttaatttaaatacattaatCATAGATTGTCATATATGATAAGTTAAtaattgacttttataataactcatacTTGATTGATTGATAGTGTAAGAATCCTTACatgcatgaaaattaaattttaataaccaTGTCTATGTGTGCTAATTTAGGAAGGTATGAATATGAAGACGAGATATTATTGTTATAGTGCTTTTAGAAGGTCACACAATTTGCTTAAAAATCCAAGAAATATGGTACTAAAAGTTTAGATTTATTCTGTTATTCCTTTTTTTCCCATTGagctttctaatttttatttaaaaaacaaattgttgTTTGTCGGATGGACACTATGACCTGCGACTGATTGGAATATGTACTATATCTTGCAGTGTGTTGGAAAATACAAAAGAATACATATGCAGGGCCATGGTTACTGTTGTTGATCATCTTGGGAACGTCTCGGCTAATCTTGATGACCTTATTTCTCAAACAAATGCATTTTCTGAGGCTGAGTCTAGAATCCGGTGCCTCAAACaagttagtattattattattttgcactTGCTCAAAATATgcataatgttattttaatcattatgaattttcataaaatagagGATAATAGTATTATCAAACCATAAATTCGTAACATTAACAACTTTTTATGCAAGCTAATAGTTTATGTTTATATTGctgattaatttatatttatttgaaaaaaaacaacttGTTAGTAACAATACATATAAatcttatgaaaaatttatgatCACAATATAATGAATTACTTGTTACCATAGAAATGTACAAAACTAATGTTAGAATATCAGcggaggagaaaaaagaaattaaatttaacatatacAGCAAATCTATAACAGTTACTGATGATGGTCTTTTCGACAGAGACTTTTCTCATGTGAACAATATGCTGATAAGCTTGCGCTCACAAAAATGAGATGGAGGGAGAAAGTGCCAAGACTCCATACACGATATTTATCATCacgtaaatatttatataatgtcACCCCTTGATTCTTTTGATAGGGACAAAAATGTATGATTGAAATCAATTACATTATATTTATCTCATTTGTTTTTTACTTGCTTTCCCTGATCAGCACCCATCCTTGAGAGATCAAGCAGCGAGAAATTAAGGTACTCATTCCTCAATACCCTTATGAATCTAACAATAGTTAATGTTTGACCATATGTTTTCTCATTGTCTGCATGAAAAAgaagtatattttatatttcagtttggtcttgattatattttatttctatccaATGCAGAGATTCTAAAACTGAAGATACCTCAAAATTAGATGATAAACACATACTAGAAAAGCATGAGGATTTGCCACTCTTTTTGTACACCCAAAAGCCACATGGAGATAAGAATTTGAAGCCAACCAGCTTTACTACATTGAAGGAGCATAATTTGACCATGGGTACTACAACATTGTGTCTTTCTAATAGCaacattataatattttgttcttCTACATGACTTTCTTTGAGTTGCATCTCTAGCTAACATGATTTTCTTTCCATTCTAAAACTATAGTGGTACCGATTCGGGATGGTTTGTCAGTCTTAACAAAAGTTTCAAATCCTACATTTCATTTCCAAGTGAGTTTGCTTTCTATACTCTTTCCTGTTTCATGTTCATGATGCTTGTTACATAATAAACTGGTTTCTCCCCAAGTCATAGATTGTAATTGTTAAAggcttgtttttattttcttttgtaggGTTCCCCGAAGGTTGCACGCCATAGAAGATCCTTGCATGGCAGTGACATCTTATGGTTCATACGGCGTACAAAAAGAATCCAATAAAAAACAATGTTGCCTATTGCTTCATGTGCTATTAGCCTTAAGTACTCATGGTGGTGGTCTATCATTTTCATGTGGCAGTTCAATGTTAGTTGTTTGATTCAGGAACCAAacattatttacaaatatttatattttgaggcACTTTGAAGtagttatttatgtaattttggtAGGAAACGTCATCATGGTTATaatgatttagatttagcacATGTGAATGTTGATACTCATTGAACTTAAAACTTTTGAACTGAACAAGACTTCAGGTACCAACAGCCTGCAAATTGGGTTCCAAGTGCAACCAATGAACTTAAAAAGAAAGGGTGAAGATTTCAACAATGATTTTACCAGAAGCACTATCAATCTTCCACtattttgaattaaagaaataaaatatttacaagtCCAGCAATTAGACAACCTAAGTCTGTATATGACATAATGTACAAGCCGGTTACAGTAAGAAGCATAAGACccaatacataattatatacaaACTTCCCTTTTCATGCAAGGAAGGGAACACAAGAGTTTCTAATCAAGTAGGGTCCTAACACCAACATAACCAATGCCTCAATGAGTGTTTGCATGTGCATTGTAACTTCCTTTTCAATGTGCTCCAATGTTTTTCTCCTTCCCTAATTTGTTATCAACAGTAATGTCGAGCTATGGGACTTTTTAAAGCATTCAAGTACTCAAG
It contains:
- the LOC100798609 gene encoding Probable protein ABIL5-like encodes the protein MEVDFKSPSLEKTEAEPQVEENMRFHKSLQELRESQSQLHHAADYCETTFLKSEAKRDVLENTKEYICRAMVTVVDHLGNVSANLDDLISQTNAFSEAESRIRCLKQRLFSCEQYADKLALTKMRWREKVPRLHTRYLSSPPILERSSSEKLRDSKTEDTSKLDDKHILEKHEDLPLFLYTQKPHGDKNLKPTSFTTLKEHNLTMVVPIRDGLSVLTKVSNPTFHFQGSPKVARHRRSLHGSDILWFIRRTKRIQ